A region of the bacterium genome:
GTGCGTGGTGACCGAGGCGGCCAGCATCAGGGCCGCGAAGACGCCCATCAGGCCGACGGGCAGCAGCTGCGTGAGCACGAGCGGCGTGCGCAGCTGGCTCTGGATCGCTGCGTTCGGCTCCCCGGCGAGGGCGGCGCGCACGGTCCCGGCGACGCCGGCGAAATCGGGGTGGCGCATCACCGTGTAGGCCATGATCGGCACGACGAGAATGAAGAGGTTCTGGGCGAAGTTGCGCCAGCTGCTGAGCACGGCGGCCATCTTGGCCTCGTGGGCGTTCAGCGCCGAGGCATTGTAGGCCGAGGTGCCCTGCCAGCTCATCGTGCCGTAGAAGTAGCCGAAGATGCCGATCACGAAGTAGACGAGGTTGAAGTCGTCGACCTGGCTCGTCTGGAAGGGATTGATCAGGCTGGCCTGCTCGGGCGCCATCGCCAGCGTCTCGAGCATCTGTGCCCAGCGCACCTGCGTGAACAGGAAGAGCACCAGCACCACGAAGGCCACGTTGACGAAGACGCCCTGCAGGAAGTCGGTGACCATCACCGCCACCTGCCCGCCCGCGAAGACGAAGGTGAGCGAGAGGCCGAGCAGGAAGGCCATCACGAGCGGGAAGGTCGGCACGGCGAGGCCGGCCAGGTCCAGCGCCGGCGGCAGGCCGCAGAAGTAGATGAAGAAGCGCGCGCCGACGGCCGGGAAGATGCCGTAATTGACGATCCCCGAGCTGAAGGCGAGCAGCCCCGCGAAGACGCGGAAGCGCCGGCTGTAGCGGCGCTCGAAGAACTCGGCCAGCGTGAGGCAGCGGCTCTGGCGGAAGCGGTAGATCACCCAGCCCGAGACGGTGACGACGAGCACGGCGACGCCCATCGTCAGGCTCCACCAGCTCATCGAGAAGCCGGCGATGTAGTTCATCTCCAGCAGACCGACGATCGTGATGTCGCCGAGGCCGGCCACGCCCGAGGAGACCGTGAGCAGGTAGCGCCCGGCCGCGCGCCCGGCGGCGAGGAAGTCGGCCACGCTCTGCATGCGGCGCCGGCTGGCGGCGAGGCCGATCAGCATCAGGGCCAGCAGCGCGGCGACGATCGACCAGTCGAGGGCGCGCAGGTTCACGGCCTTGCTCCTGGGGCGAAGCGGCGGAGGCACCCGGTCTCGTCGATGCTCCAGCCCTCGCCGCCGAGGGAGTCGGCCAGGGTCCAGGCGCGGAAGCCCTGCCCGTCGCCGGCCAGGGCGAGGGGCAGCGCGCGCCACTCGGGCACTGCGGGCGGCAGCGGCGGGAGCTCAGCCAGGTTGCGCGCGAAGGCCCCGCTGCGCGCGGCCTGGCGCCGCTGGGCGTAGTAGAGCAGGCGCAGCGGGTGGAGTCCGGCCGGCGCGGGCGGCGCGGGCTCG
Encoded here:
- a CDS encoding sodium:solute symporter, whose translation is MNLRALDWSIVAALLALMLIGLAASRRRMQSVADFLAAGRAAGRYLLTVSSGVAGLGDITIVGLLEMNYIAGFSMSWWSLTMGVAVLVVTVSGWVIYRFRQSRCLTLAEFFERRYSRRFRVFAGLLAFSSGIVNYGIFPAVGARFFIYFCGLPPALDLAGLAVPTFPLVMAFLLGLSLTFVFAGGQVAVMVTDFLQGVFVNVAFVVLVLFLFTQVRWAQMLETLAMAPEQASLINPFQTSQVDDFNLVYFVIGIFGYFYGTMSWQGTSAYNASALNAHEAKMAAVLSSWRNFAQNLFILVVPIMAYTVMRHPDFAGVAGTVRAALAGEPNAAIQSQLRTPLVLTQLLPVGLMGVFAALMLAASVTTH